In Ilumatobacter fluminis, the following proteins share a genomic window:
- a CDS encoding ROK family protein: MTGGRTFVVLDVGGTTVTVARVSACRIDGDPTTVSSRQSEPAASIVGHFVSLIADVVTNETSSVVVAMPDPFDFEAGVSHMEHKFAALRGVDLGAELRARTGLEPFFVHDAAAAAVGMWVEQGRPVGNVGAVTLGTGVGSALLIDGVPQPGHDDLWATPYLDGTFEDVVSTRGLRADHAARSTDDVNVAEIAVRASHGDESAVAALHWYGHHLGLGMARYFHVAAPDVIALSGGITGAWPQFVEPMTASYVDHGGTGRLVRSTAEYPALIGAAALAEARPV; this comes from the coding sequence ATGACCGGTGGACGCACGTTCGTGGTGCTCGACGTCGGCGGGACGACGGTGACGGTCGCCCGTGTCTCGGCGTGCCGGATCGACGGTGACCCGACCACCGTGTCGAGCCGCCAGTCCGAGCCGGCCGCCTCGATCGTCGGGCACTTCGTGTCCCTGATCGCCGACGTCGTCACGAACGAGACGAGCTCGGTCGTCGTGGCGATGCCCGATCCGTTCGACTTCGAGGCCGGGGTATCCCACATGGAGCACAAGTTCGCGGCGCTGCGCGGCGTCGACCTCGGTGCCGAGCTGCGAGCCCGCACGGGGCTCGAGCCGTTCTTCGTGCACGACGCCGCAGCCGCAGCGGTCGGTATGTGGGTCGAGCAGGGGCGCCCCGTCGGCAATGTCGGGGCCGTCACGCTCGGCACCGGGGTCGGCTCGGCGCTGTTGATCGACGGTGTGCCACAGCCGGGCCACGACGATCTGTGGGCCACGCCCTATCTCGACGGCACGTTCGAAGACGTCGTGAGCACACGTGGCCTGCGAGCCGACCATGCAGCGCGCTCCACCGACGACGTGAACGTCGCCGAGATCGCCGTGCGAGCGTCACACGGCGACGAGTCGGCCGTGGCGGCGCTGCACTGGTACGGCCATCATCTCGGTCTCGGCATGGCCCGCTATTTCCACGTGGCCGCTCCCGACGTGATCGCACTGTCCGGTGGCATCACCGGAGCCTGGCCGCAGTTCGTCGAACCGATGACCGCGAGCTACGTCGACCACGGTGGTACCGGGCGGCTGGTCCGATCGACCGCCGAGTATCCGGCGTTGATCGGTGCGGCGGCGCTCGCCGAAGCCCGTCCCGTCTGA
- a CDS encoding alpha/beta hydrolase has translation MANALGGTDVHDLWSDSVEDTFRIFVGHCGAEPRGVLVVTDANGLFGLTVDTVRMMQIPALVPSLLVVGVGYPDAATIVDTISVRTRDLTPTPIPRAAASGGADAFIEFISTELRPWLSERFPGASDDTTYFGHSLGGLFGTYALLTAPTTFDRYIVSSPSLWWDGEAIFDIERSASERDGLRSEVYFGIGSLETDAGRRIEGRNLPTGHVAKPPSAHLDMVADMRRFVRQLASRSDPTLTLVSAEIDDEFHATVPGAVLSRALRTFFATADHGGVD, from the coding sequence ATGGCGAACGCACTGGGAGGCACCGACGTCCACGACCTCTGGTCCGATTCGGTCGAGGACACCTTTCGCATCTTCGTCGGCCACTGTGGCGCCGAGCCGCGCGGAGTCCTCGTGGTGACGGATGCGAACGGCCTGTTCGGGCTCACGGTCGACACGGTTCGAATGATGCAGATCCCCGCGCTCGTCCCATCACTTCTCGTCGTGGGCGTGGGGTACCCCGACGCTGCGACCATCGTCGACACCATCAGCGTCAGGACCCGAGATCTCACCCCGACGCCGATCCCTCGAGCCGCCGCCTCGGGTGGTGCCGACGCCTTCATCGAGTTCATCTCGACCGAGCTGCGACCGTGGTTGTCCGAGCGGTTCCCGGGCGCGTCCGACGACACCACGTACTTCGGCCACTCGCTCGGGGGACTGTTCGGAACGTACGCGTTGCTCACCGCACCGACCACCTTCGATCGGTACATCGTGAGTAGTCCGTCGCTGTGGTGGGACGGCGAGGCCATCTTCGACATCGAACGCAGTGCGAGCGAACGAGATGGCCTGCGCTCGGAGGTGTACTTCGGCATCGGGTCGCTCGAGACCGACGCCGGTCGCCGCATCGAGGGTCGGAACCTCCCGACGGGGCACGTCGCGAAACCGCCGTCGGCGCATCTCGACATGGTGGCCGACATGCGCCGATTCGTACGCCAGCTCGCCTCGAGGAGTGATCCGACTCTCACGCTGGTCAGTGCCGAGATCGACGACGAGTTCCACGCCACGGTCCCCGGCGCTGTCCTGAGTCGCGCGCTTCGCACCTTCTTCGCGACCGCGGACCACGGCGGCGTCGACTGA
- a CDS encoding HNH endonuclease signature motif containing protein: MFEAVLDTVVGMTDAEITEALRANELAARSAAAERAALIAVAENRGIYRITHRSSAGWLRSELDCGDGTIGRDRALARLLDTHPTIGEALAAGRFSTDHALQIGRIFQNPRIANLLGTIVDVLVELAEHRSYAEFRGDIDALIEQLDTDGAFADLADAVESRDARVVDLNGEVVIEASGGDPIQATQLVAVFEAFVEAEYQHDLTQRRAEHPDDPEQWPLPRTAGQRRFDALIAMVAAAAASPDGRALPEPTVAIIIDDHSTHEVLTHAGITLPSGDMIDDQPIIADPDTGEQLDAAMNGLAEALLDDPEAFLERRCETSTGSKIHPMIALRALLTGHVRRVVVDSNGHVIDYGTKQRLFTGPARQAALLLASTCIYPGCRLPARMCQVDHNEPWSTGGPTDQTNAVPLCGVHNRIKHRDGLTIVHDDHGRPHTQRPDGTIILPVGERPPDIAPTNPIDTILIHLQQLPAA; encoded by the coding sequence ATGTTCGAGGCCGTCCTCGACACCGTGGTCGGCATGACCGACGCCGAGATCACCGAAGCGCTGCGTGCCAACGAACTCGCCGCCCGCTCCGCCGCTGCCGAACGAGCCGCCCTGATCGCCGTTGCCGAGAACCGCGGCATCTACCGCATCACCCACCGATCGTCGGCCGGCTGGCTCCGAAGCGAACTCGACTGCGGTGACGGCACCATCGGCCGCGACCGAGCCCTCGCCCGCCTCCTCGACACCCACCCCACCATCGGCGAGGCCCTCGCCGCCGGACGGTTCTCGACCGACCACGCCCTCCAGATCGGCCGCATCTTCCAGAACCCGCGCATCGCGAACCTGCTCGGCACGATCGTCGACGTCCTCGTCGAACTCGCCGAACACCGTTCCTACGCCGAGTTCCGCGGCGACATCGACGCCCTGATCGAACAACTCGACACCGACGGCGCGTTCGCCGACCTCGCCGACGCCGTCGAATCACGCGACGCACGCGTCGTCGACCTCAACGGCGAAGTCGTCATCGAAGCCTCCGGCGGCGACCCGATCCAAGCCACCCAACTCGTCGCGGTGTTCGAAGCATTCGTCGAAGCCGAATACCAACACGACCTCACCCAACGCCGCGCCGAACACCCCGACGACCCCGAACAATGGCCGCTGCCGCGCACCGCCGGCCAACGACGCTTCGACGCCCTCATCGCCATGGTCGCCGCCGCCGCCGCATCACCCGACGGACGCGCCCTGCCCGAACCGACCGTCGCGATCATCATCGACGACCACTCCACCCACGAAGTCCTCACACACGCCGGCATCACCCTCCCATCCGGCGACATGATCGACGACCAACCAATCATCGCCGACCCCGACACCGGCGAACAGCTCGACGCCGCCATGAACGGCCTCGCCGAAGCACTCCTCGACGACCCCGAAGCCTTCCTCGAACGCCGCTGCGAAACCTCCACCGGCTCGAAAATCCACCCGATGATCGCCCTCCGGGCCCTCCTCACCGGCCACGTCCGCCGAGTCGTCGTCGACTCCAACGGTCACGTCATCGACTACGGCACCAAACAACGCCTCTTCACCGGACCCGCCCGACAAGCAGCACTCCTGCTCGCCAGCACATGCATCTACCCCGGCTGCCGACTACCCGCACGAATGTGCCAGGTCGACCACAACGAACCGTGGTCGACCGGAGGCCCCACCGACCAAACCAACGCCGTGCCACTCTGCGGCGTCCACAACCGCATCAAACACCGTGACGGCCTCACCATCGTCCACGACGACCACGGCCGCCCCCACACCCAACGCCCTGACGGAACCATCATCCTCCCCGTCGGCGAACGCCCACCCGACATCGCCCCCACCAACCCCATCGACACCATCCTCATCCACCTCCAACAACTCCCCGCCGCCTGA
- a CDS encoding aminoglycoside adenylyltransferase domain-containing protein: MLPDEARSALDRWLAVHDEVAPGVIEGLYAVGSLALDDWQPRSDIDIVAFTADPATDDDAVLLREAHDVATAELDRSIDGPRLAWGDVTVAPISLHRPWSLDGEFRHDGDCFEINPITWYTLAVHGVAVRGPDPAALGVVTDVDDRRMFVRDNVGTYWKQVAETINAAADDPERSQFDAEVTEWCVLGIARMFATYRTGRVFSKSAAGEYLVSEAPEYGPLVDHVLAIRQAPEALEPVDRATAAATAALLDRVVFTITG, from the coding sequence ATGCTCCCCGACGAGGCCCGCTCCGCGCTCGACCGATGGTTGGCGGTCCACGACGAGGTGGCGCCGGGCGTGATCGAGGGGCTCTACGCCGTCGGTTCGCTGGCCCTCGACGATTGGCAACCCCGCTCCGACATCGACATCGTCGCGTTCACCGCCGACCCTGCCACCGACGACGACGCTGTCCTCCTCCGCGAGGCGCACGACGTGGCGACGGCCGAACTCGACCGGTCGATCGACGGGCCCCGCCTGGCGTGGGGTGACGTCACCGTCGCACCGATCTCGCTCCACCGACCGTGGTCGCTCGACGGCGAGTTCCGCCACGACGGTGACTGCTTCGAGATCAATCCGATCACCTGGTACACGTTGGCCGTCCACGGCGTCGCCGTTCGCGGCCCAGACCCGGCGGCGCTCGGGGTGGTCACCGACGTCGACGACCGCCGGATGTTCGTGCGCGACAACGTCGGCACGTACTGGAAGCAGGTGGCGGAGACGATCAACGCGGCAGCCGACGACCCCGAACGATCGCAGTTCGACGCCGAGGTCACCGAGTGGTGCGTGCTCGGCATCGCCCGCATGTTCGCCACGTATCGAACCGGCCGTGTGTTCTCGAAGTCGGCGGCGGGGGAGTACCTCGTCTCGGAAGCGCCGGAGTACGGGCCGCTCGTCGACCACGTACTCGCCATCCGTCAGGCCCCCGAGGCGCTCGAGCCGGTCGACCGGGCGACGGCGGCCGCCACGGCGGCGCTGCTCGACCGGGTCGTGTTCACCATCACCGGCTGA
- a CDS encoding ROK family protein, whose translation MSPNSYGIGIDIGGTTTRVVVFDHADRAVHHDVAPTVPGPEPLVDDLTCRVAAAIEASPSRPSTIGIGIPGTVRDGVVAMALNVGIDGKLDLAGRLADRTALPVRVENDVNAAALGACTALFAPDSSLTYLSIGTGVAAGTVVAGDIVRGAVGAAGELGHVPLPGRVERCVCGQSGCIEAIASGRSVIARMRAEGLDGAVVELFETADGSGVAAETAAQICGDMVGALGWAVQLAVLMNDVEHIVLGGGVAVALGDRLADAVRSDLAERERRAPFLREIDLSGRVRAAVPGIELGALGAHRSALMTVGSER comes from the coding sequence ATGAGCCCGAACTCGTACGGGATCGGGATCGACATCGGCGGGACGACGACCCGTGTGGTCGTGTTCGACCACGCCGACCGGGCCGTCCACCACGACGTGGCCCCGACGGTGCCCGGCCCCGAGCCGCTCGTCGACGATTTGACATGTCGCGTCGCCGCCGCGATCGAGGCATCGCCGTCGCGACCGTCCACCATCGGGATCGGGATCCCCGGGACGGTGCGAGACGGTGTCGTCGCGATGGCGCTCAACGTCGGCATCGACGGCAAGCTCGATCTCGCCGGCCGACTCGCCGATCGGACGGCGTTGCCGGTCAGGGTGGAGAACGATGTCAACGCCGCGGCGCTCGGTGCATGCACGGCGCTGTTCGCCCCCGACTCGAGCTTGACCTACCTCAGCATCGGCACCGGCGTCGCTGCCGGCACGGTCGTCGCCGGCGACATCGTCCGGGGAGCGGTCGGCGCAGCCGGCGAGCTCGGTCACGTACCCCTGCCCGGCCGAGTCGAGCGGTGTGTCTGTGGGCAGTCCGGTTGCATCGAGGCGATCGCGTCCGGTCGTAGCGTCATCGCCCGCATGCGCGCCGAGGGACTCGACGGTGCCGTCGTCGAACTGTTCGAGACGGCGGATGGCTCCGGTGTCGCAGCCGAGACGGCGGCTCAGATCTGCGGCGACATGGTCGGCGCGCTCGGTTGGGCGGTGCAGCTCGCCGTGCTCATGAACGATGTCGAACACATCGTCCTCGGCGGGGGCGTTGCGGTCGCGCTCGGCGATCGCCTCGCCGACGCGGTCCGGTCCGATCTGGCCGAACGTGAGCGGCGGGCACCGTTCCTGCGTGAGATCGACCTGTCGGGACGCGTGCGTGCCGCTGTGCCGGGTATCGAGCTCGGTGCCTTGGGCGCTCACCGCTCCGCGCTCATGACCGTCGGGAGTGAGCGGTGA
- a CDS encoding amidohydrolase family protein produces MTAAAPGTQEWFDQVVEDVIDPDRPIVDPHHHLWKPDGAIPYGMADLHADAGDGHHIERTVFIECHSCYDHEAEPHLQSLGETRFVAAEAAADTTGLIGGIVASIDLRRDDLDELLDLHVDAGGGLFKGVRHALASCSRPEALRIPGRAPADLAHQPDFRRGVARLGQRGFTYDSWHYHDQNRDFLELARATPGTTMVLDHFGTPLGVGPWADHREEIFEQWKVDIADIAECPNVVAKLGGMAMPDNGYGWHAAERPPTSDEFVAAQRAHYLHTIECFGPERCMFESNFPVDRFSLSYRTVWNAFKKIADEFTDAEQDELFRGTASRVYSL; encoded by the coding sequence ATGACCGCAGCGGCTCCCGGCACACAGGAATGGTTCGACCAGGTGGTGGAGGACGTGATCGACCCCGACCGCCCGATCGTCGATCCGCACCATCACCTGTGGAAGCCCGACGGCGCGATCCCGTACGGCATGGCCGATCTGCATGCCGACGCCGGCGACGGTCACCACATCGAGCGGACGGTGTTCATCGAGTGCCACTCGTGCTACGACCACGAGGCCGAACCACACCTTCAGTCGTTGGGCGAGACCCGCTTCGTGGCCGCCGAGGCTGCCGCCGATACGACCGGGCTGATCGGCGGCATCGTCGCCAGCATCGATCTGCGGCGCGACGATCTCGACGAACTCCTCGATCTCCACGTCGACGCCGGTGGCGGCCTCTTCAAGGGCGTCCGCCACGCCCTCGCCTCGTGCAGCCGACCCGAGGCACTCCGCATCCCGGGGCGCGCACCGGCCGACCTGGCCCACCAGCCCGACTTCCGACGAGGTGTCGCCCGGCTGGGCCAGCGCGGGTTCACCTACGACTCGTGGCACTACCACGACCAGAACCGCGACTTTCTCGAGCTCGCTCGTGCGACGCCGGGCACGACGATGGTGCTCGATCACTTCGGGACACCGCTCGGGGTCGGTCCGTGGGCCGACCACCGCGAGGAGATCTTCGAGCAGTGGAAGGTCGACATCGCCGACATCGCCGAGTGCCCGAACGTGGTGGCGAAGCTCGGCGGGATGGCGATGCCCGACAACGGGTACGGCTGGCATGCGGCCGAACGTCCGCCGACGAGTGACGAGTTCGTGGCCGCGCAGCGGGCTCACTACCTGCACACGATCGAGTGCTTCGGCCCCGAGCGCTGCATGTTCGAGTCGAACTTCCCGGTCGATCGGTTCTCGCTGTCGTACCGAACGGTGTGGAACGCCTTCAAGAAGATCGCCGACGAGTTCACCGACGCCGAACAGGACGAGTTGTTCCGCGGCACGGCGTCGAGGGTCTACTCCCTGTAG
- a CDS encoding beta-N-acetylhexosaminidase: MTAAGTLWSSYDDIARRVTLRFEAAIDLDAGWQLAFTSLQQLTPIDSDAIELVEQLASYHLVTASEPASLAAGASWAIGECEVSHQARHANDGPASSYVVTADGSTIAVDVVPMTGPPALATARPSVHDLQLGDTPDDRPALLPYPSHVAVTDDTRTSTTTARLAAFDDGADVAWRATEALTTRRGRPVLTDDGIATVSARLDARLGASAYRILVDGTSVEVTAGDIDGFRYAFVTLAQWLPCGLPAAARVVDRPRYAWRGVHLDVARQWFEPDVVERLIDDAAWRKLSRVHLHLTDDEAWRLPVPAHPVLTEIGGRRGHGLPVPPLLGSGADPTGRGYTPDEIGRWVRRADELGVVLVPEIDLPGHLHAALVAMPQLRDPDDTSAATSVQYFVDNVLVPGAPATRRFITDVVDAVAELFPSSPWIHVGGDEVPDGAWSGSPIAREWARANGLSTTNEIEAAIHREVVEAIRERTGRAVGAWEEAARTRGAVPGDGYVVGWQSIDINRELAARGFDVVIAPGQAYYLDMAENSAWETPGMSWAGATSLADVCAFDPESGWSPAERAHIVGLQACLWTEYVHDEAAIRDRLFPRLDAIAERAWTGSIVGGPSSVDRRSAAIR; this comes from the coding sequence GTGACGGCTGCCGGAACACTCTGGTCGTCGTACGACGACATCGCCCGCAGGGTCACACTCCGATTCGAGGCGGCGATCGACCTCGATGCCGGCTGGCAGCTCGCCTTCACGTCGCTGCAACAGCTGACCCCGATCGACAGCGACGCAATCGAGCTCGTCGAACAGCTGGCCAGCTATCACCTCGTCACCGCCTCGGAGCCGGCCTCGCTCGCCGCCGGAGCCTCGTGGGCGATCGGTGAGTGCGAGGTCAGCCATCAGGCCCGCCATGCCAACGACGGCCCGGCATCGTCGTACGTCGTGACGGCGGACGGTTCGACGATCGCGGTCGACGTCGTCCCGATGACGGGCCCGCCGGCGCTCGCAACCGCTCGGCCGAGCGTGCACGACCTCCAGTTGGGCGACACGCCGGACGATCGCCCGGCACTGCTGCCGTACCCGTCGCACGTGGCGGTCACCGACGACACGAGAACGTCGACGACGACGGCTCGCCTCGCCGCGTTCGACGATGGCGCCGATGTCGCGTGGCGAGCGACCGAAGCGCTCACGACCCGTCGCGGCCGGCCCGTCCTGACCGATGACGGGATCGCCACGGTGTCGGCCCGTCTCGACGCCCGGTTGGGGGCGTCGGCCTACCGCATACTCGTCGACGGCACGTCCGTCGAGGTGACCGCGGGTGACATCGACGGTTTCCGGTACGCGTTCGTCACGCTCGCGCAGTGGTTGCCGTGCGGTCTGCCCGCCGCAGCGCGTGTCGTCGACCGGCCCCGGTACGCATGGCGTGGCGTCCATCTCGACGTCGCCCGTCAGTGGTTCGAACCCGACGTGGTCGAGCGTCTGATCGACGATGCGGCGTGGCGCAAGCTGTCGCGAGTCCACCTCCACCTGACCGACGACGAGGCCTGGCGGCTCCCGGTACCGGCCCACCCGGTGCTGACCGAGATCGGTGGTCGGCGTGGCCACGGCCTGCCGGTGCCACCCCTGCTGGGCTCGGGCGCCGATCCCACCGGGCGCGGCTACACGCCCGACGAGATCGGTCGCTGGGTGCGGCGCGCCGACGAGTTGGGTGTCGTGCTCGTCCCCGAGATCGACCTGCCCGGCCATCTGCATGCCGCACTGGTGGCGATGCCGCAGCTGCGCGACCCCGACGACACCTCGGCGGCCACGAGCGTGCAGTACTTCGTCGACAACGTGCTGGTGCCCGGCGCCCCGGCGACCCGGCGGTTCATCACCGACGTCGTCGACGCGGTCGCCGAGCTCTTCCCGTCGTCACCGTGGATCCACGTCGGCGGCGACGAGGTCCCCGACGGTGCGTGGAGCGGTTCGCCGATCGCCCGCGAGTGGGCGCGTGCGAACGGCCTGTCGACGACGAACGAGATCGAGGCGGCCATCCACCGCGAGGTCGTCGAGGCGATCCGCGAACGAACCGGTCGCGCTGTGGGCGCCTGGGAGGAAGCGGCGCGCACGAGGGGTGCCGTGCCGGGTGACGGGTACGTCGTCGGCTGGCAGTCGATCGACATCAATCGCGAACTCGCTGCCCGCGGCTTCGACGTCGTCATCGCTCCGGGTCAGGCCTACTACCTCGACATGGCCGAGAACAGTGCGTGGGAGACCCCGGGCATGAGTTGGGCGGGCGCGACATCGCTGGCCGACGTGTGCGCGTTCGACCCCGAGTCGGGCTGGTCGCCCGCCGAGCGCGCCCACATCGTCGGGCTCCAGGCGTGCCTGTGGACCGAGTACGTCCACGACGAGGCAGCGATCCGCGATCGCTTGTTTCCGAGGCTGGATGCGATCGCCGAGCGTGCATGGACCGGCTCCATCGTCGGCGGGCCGTCGTCGGTCGACCGCCGCTCCGCAGCCATCCGCTGA
- a CDS encoding pyridoxal-phosphate-dependent aminotransferase family protein, with translation MPPSNAPLLAAGPEVVAIPGPSVMPARVLNAMHRSMPDIYAGDLTDVIDEVFDALPAIAGTTSRAFVPIGNGHAGWEMALSNTLSRGQLVLVLDCGRFAAIWGEMAEFNGLRVETITAPFGRAIDPAVVEERLAADTGHEIAAVLTVHVDTASSVRNDIPAIRSAIDAAGHPAMFMVDCIASMGCERFEMDAWRVDVTISASQKGLMTPPGLAMVWAGPKALAAHESADLRTRYWDWTYRTEDGPYYLRFCGTPPVSHLFGLREALRMIDEEGLEERYARHVRLADAVRAAVRAWSTEGGLGFTAAVAEQRSHAVTSIRTGSIDADALAHRCRDQFGVTLGVGIGGEPGTSFRIGHMGHVNAPMVLGVLGAIESALADLGAPTAGSGVAAASAAIAAAGHDG, from the coding sequence ATGCCACCGTCGAACGCACCCCTCCTCGCCGCCGGACCGGAAGTCGTGGCGATCCCGGGTCCGAGCGTGATGCCCGCTCGCGTCCTCAACGCGATGCACCGCTCGATGCCCGACATCTACGCCGGAGACCTGACCGATGTCATCGACGAGGTGTTCGATGCGCTGCCGGCGATCGCCGGCACGACGAGCCGGGCGTTCGTCCCGATCGGCAACGGTCACGCCGGGTGGGAGATGGCGCTGTCGAACACCCTGTCGCGCGGCCAACTCGTGCTCGTGCTCGACTGCGGCCGGTTCGCCGCGATCTGGGGCGAGATGGCCGAGTTCAACGGGCTCCGCGTCGAGACGATCACGGCCCCGTTCGGTCGGGCGATCGACCCGGCCGTCGTCGAAGAACGGCTCGCCGCCGACACCGGCCACGAGATCGCAGCGGTGCTCACGGTCCATGTCGACACGGCGTCGTCGGTGCGCAACGACATCCCGGCGATCCGGTCGGCGATCGATGCGGCCGGCCACCCGGCGATGTTCATGGTCGACTGCATCGCCTCGATGGGCTGCGAGCGGTTCGAGATGGACGCATGGAGGGTCGACGTCACGATCTCGGCCAGCCAGAAGGGGCTGATGACGCCACCCGGACTCGCCATGGTGTGGGCCGGCCCGAAGGCGTTGGCCGCCCACGAGTCGGCCGACCTGCGCACGCGGTACTGGGACTGGACGTACCGCACCGAGGACGGCCCGTACTACCTCCGCTTCTGCGGCACGCCGCCGGTGTCACACCTGTTCGGCCTCCGCGAGGCGCTCCGCATGATCGACGAGGAAGGCCTCGAGGAGCGCTACGCCCGACACGTCCGCCTCGCCGACGCAGTCCGGGCTGCGGTGCGTGCCTGGTCGACCGAGGGCGGTCTCGGGTTCACGGCGGCTGTCGCGGAACAGCGCTCGCACGCCGTCACGTCCATCCGGACCGGGTCGATCGACGCCGATGCGCTGGCCCACCGTTGCCGCGATCAGTTCGGTGTGACCCTCGGTGTCGGGATCGGCGGTGAACCCGGCACCTCGTTCCGCATCGGCCACATGGGCCACGTCAACGCGCCGATGGTGCTGGGCGTGCTCGGCGCCATCGAGTCGGCGCTCGCCGACCTCGGCGCCCCGACGGCCGGCTCGGGCGTGGCCGCGGCGAGTGCGGCGATCGCCGCCGCCGGCCACGACGGGTGA
- a CDS encoding cellulose binding domain-containing protein: MTTQPSPTTSSDRGFSLIEMLVVITVLGILATIVVFAVRGGSDDAQAATIAADERTIETAQEAYAAQFGHYAEEDELVSAGLLREASELHDVVVENTTYRVVRADGSTTTVASSTTAVPVTTAPTTTAAPTTAAPTTTAAPTTTAAPTTTAAPTTTAAPATTAAPTTTVAPAKPVPAGTACVLTVTDAWSSGANVTLKVTNDSDRRVSTWAVEVDTKGYALRTWNATAVASGTSTIVSNARHNGTIAVGAAITTGGQLSGSGLSAGQTFSCTDVTPEPDLDAVTCSLDTTSIWWKDSGAVSLTVTNKGTVDLASWKVRITTGEVPLGGWHNATVAASDATSVTLSGDDWDAFIPAGGSYTKAGGQSNSGLTIGQSFPCTVIEAN; this comes from the coding sequence ATGACGACGCAGCCCTCCCCCACCACCTCGAGCGATCGCGGGTTCTCGCTCATCGAGATGCTGGTGGTCATCACCGTGCTCGGGATCCTGGCCACCATCGTGGTCTTCGCCGTTCGGGGCGGATCAGACGACGCGCAGGCGGCGACGATCGCCGCCGACGAGCGCACGATCGAGACGGCGCAGGAGGCCTACGCCGCGCAGTTCGGCCACTACGCCGAGGAGGACGAACTCGTGTCGGCCGGCCTGTTGCGCGAGGCATCGGAGTTGCACGACGTCGTCGTCGAGAACACCACCTACCGGGTCGTCCGCGCCGACGGCAGCACGACGACCGTCGCCTCATCGACGACCGCTGTGCCCGTGACGACCGCCCCGACCACGACCGCGGCCCCGACCACCGCCGCGCCCACCACGACCGCAGCACCCACCACGACCGCAGCACCCACCACGACCGCAGCACCCACCACGACCGCAGCACCCGCCACGACCGCGGCACCCACGACCACGGTCGCTCCGGCGAAGCCGGTGCCGGCCGGCACGGCCTGCGTTCTCACGGTGACCGACGCATGGAGCAGCGGCGCCAACGTGACCCTGAAGGTCACCAACGACAGCGATCGCCGCGTGAGCACCTGGGCGGTCGAGGTCGACACGAAGGGGTATGCGCTGCGGACCTGGAACGCCACCGCCGTCGCATCGGGCACCTCGACCATCGTCTCGAACGCCCGCCACAACGGGACCATCGCAGTCGGCGCGGCGATCACGACCGGCGGCCAGCTCAGCGGCAGCGGTCTGTCGGCCGGCCAGACCTTCTCGTGCACCGACGTCACGCCAGAGCCCGACCTCGACGCCGTGACCTGCTCGCTCGACACGACCAGCATCTGGTGGAAGGACAGTGGCGCCGTGAGCCTGACCGTGACGAACAAGGGCACGGTCGACCTCGCCAGCTGGAAGGTGAGAATCACCACCGGCGAGGTTCCGCTCGGCGGCTGGCACAACGCCACCGTCGCGGCGAGCGATGCCACGAGTGTGACCCTCAGCGGCGACGACTGGGACGCCTTCATCCCGGCCGGGGGCAGCTACACGAAGGCCGGCGGCCAGTCGAACAGCGGCCTGACCATCGGTCAGTCGTTCCCCTGCACGGTCATCGAGGCCAACTGA